The following DNA comes from Halorhabdus tiamatea SARL4B.
AAAGGTGGTCTTTTGTACTAATTTCCGCATTTACTGTGGTGGTATTTTTAAATACATTAGTATATCCTTCAACTTTTAATTCTACCCGATTAGTAGTATTAATAACCTTTACTCTATTGAATTTCTATCTCATCTCATCAGTAATTAACCTCAGTCAATTCCTCTATGCTGTGAGTCGGGTTGGTGCGCTATTAACGGTGATCGGAGTTCTCCCACTCATTGGGTTTCCTACTCAAATTGGATTTATTGACATTTCTTTATGGGGGTTCTTCTCAGATTTGAATATCCCCATTATCACTAGTGTTTTTGTGAATCCCAACCAGCTTGGCTTCTTTATGTTTGTTGGGACAGTAGGAGCACTCAGAGAACAGTCAATATCAGATTCACGCTTTTCAACGGTAATACTGGGAACGAACGCGCTTGGTCTTATGTTGAGTCATTATAGGGGAGGGTGGACTGCTTTACTTGCAGCACTTGGACTTTGGTATGTGTATCATCTCTTTGGTCGTAAAAGCCTGATACTCATCACAATCAGTGGGATCACCACGATCGCAGTCGGATTGTCTTTGCTATTTGGTATTATTCCTGGACCACAGATACTGACAGAGATATCACTGAATGGACGACGTGAGCTATGGATAGCAAGCATTCATGCCCTCCAAAATAACCTCCTAGCCGGTCAAGGGCTTGCAGGAACTGCTGAGATCGTTGGCAATCCCCATAATTCATATCTTCGTATGTTTGCTTCATTTGGCATAATTGGTGGACTCATATATACATTTCTGGTAGTTGGAGTTACAATTGAAAGCACTCGTGAAGCGATATCAATTGAAGCATTACTGCTCACTACACTTTTAATGGGAATGTTACTCATCCAGATATTTAACCAGTTATCTTTTGTTGGGATATCTATGCGTTCAACTATAATCGCTATATTTATGGGATACCATATGTCCAAGTGAGTGATTATCATATGTTAATTGTTGGGCGGTGGTGCAGAATAGTTCTCAAGGCCTCACTCGGCGGATTTCGATCGCCGAGATTGTCTTAACCGGACCGACGTTCGGAGGGCAATAATGGCTCATAGCAGAGCGAAATCTTGTCTCACTCAAAAACCGAGATCGGATAGCTCAGGGGGTGTGAAGACTTCTGCACCACCGTCTAATTGTTATTCAACATAGCCAAGGCTTTCTAGCCTGTTTGAGACAACAGAGGCTTGAATCTTGTCCATATCAGAACTTCTGGATTCCTTAGTGATTTCTCGTCGATCTCCACTCAGATACACAAACCACGGTACACGAACAACAGGATCATCGTACAGCCCGCGTGGATGACCCCACTCTCGGATCGGAATCGGCGATGCCCGTTCTCCAACGTAGTTCCCATGATCCGCCGTAACGACGGACTTCCCTGAAATGTTGTCAAGCAATTCTTCAACGTGTTCAAGCACGTATTCGAGATTATCCGTGTATATTGACCAGAGTTCTTCACCTGAGACATCGAGTTCGCGTTTAAACTTCTGATTCCACACGTTTTCCTTGGATGGCCCGTCGCCCTTGCCGTCGATCTGCTGAAGATGCTCCTTGTCGAAGTCCGTCTCTGCAAGGACAAATGGGTAATGTGGTTGCATATAATGGACGACGAGGCGCTTGTGTGGGAACTTCTCAGCCGCTTCCAGTGCGGCTTCGGTCATCGTTTCGGCACGGACAGTGCCCGTTTCGTCGTCCCAACCCTCGTCGAGCCAAACGTTGATCATCTCGTGGAGCTGGATGTCCCATCGATCGCGGTTCTCTTCGAGTTGGGGGTTGGCCGTCACGTAGACCGTATCGCGGAGATCTCGTCCGTCGAAGTTGGCCTGCAGCCATTCTACGGTTGAGGAGCCTTTCGAGATACGAGAGGAGAGAGTCCCTTCGAGTTGGCTAGCCGATTCGAACATATCGTACCGACAGGCGTCGAGAACGACGAGGGTATCCCAGTCTTCGTCAAACACATCGATTCCTGCCGTGTTTTCTGAACGAAATCCTGATCGTCGATGGAAAAGACGATTGAACCCTCGCGCGAAGAGTCGAGGATTCTGAAAGGCTCGTCCAATCCGACTGATCGTATCCATTGCTAAGTATCCCAGGGATCGATGTCCAATCTGATTAATCTCTCTATTTCTTCTGGTTCTGTATGTTTGTTAGTCAGATTCCGCTACAGTGAAAGATGGCGCTTAAGATTCCGGAGAGGTTCGTATGTAAACCTGCCACCGAGCGCTGCAACAAAATAGAGCCATCCGCGAGTCTGTATCGGGTATTTGATGAGCGAGCGTACAAGTGAAATCCTTGCCTGAGAATAATAGCCATTCGTTAGTGCATTATATCCGATCCGGAAATCTAAAGATGCCAGAGTTTGTCTACCTTTTATCACTCCAACTTCAGAATTGAGTTCGACTAATTTCTCATATAGTATCGGATATGAGATCTCTCGCTTTTCTTTATAATTTTTGCTAATGCGATTGTCGATATCAAAGTACTTCACTACGAGTGGTTTCGAAACTGACTCCACAGACCACTCTTCGGCCACGTCAAGATAGAAATACCAGTCTTGCCAACTAGGTAATTCTTCGTTCAATGAGATATCATTCATTACCTGTGAACGAACCATTACTGATGAGAACGTTCCAATGAAGTTCCCCCTCATCAAACGTGCCAACACGTCGCCGCTGTGTTCAGGAATAGAGCGTCCAGTGATGTTGCCGTTTGAATCATTATGGACAATACCCGTGTAAACGAGTCCGACTGATTTAGGAGCCTGCTCAAATACCTCAACTTGACGTTCGAGTTTTGCCGGACGCCATTCGTCGTCTGCATCTAGAAAAGCGATATAATCCCCCTTTGCGACTTCGACACCAGCATTCCGAGCAGCGTTTGCTCCCTGGTTCTCTGAGAATCGGAGATAACGAATTCGGTCCTCAGAGAAAGAATCAACAATCTCGGGGGTCTCGTCAGTTGATCCATCATCAACAATGATCACCTCGCAGTCGTCGAACGTCTGGTCAAGGACACTCCTTACTGCCCGTGGTAACACAGAGGCACGGTTGTAAGTGGGAATGACAATACTTACTGTGGGCATTCTTTTCTGGATAGTAGTAGCAATTGCATATATCTGTGCCGAAGAAGATTAAGAAGGAGTGATTCTGTTATATATGGACCACCAACACGCATCGTCCGACAACTAAGCTTCAATAAGTATCTCTCGGAGCCCCTACTGGAAGCTCGTGTTTCGTCTGCGGGCGACACGCAGACACTCAAACGCCGACTAGACCGTATCATTCCA
Coding sequences within:
- a CDS encoding glycosyltransferase family 2 protein, translated to MPTVSIVIPTYNRASVLPRAVRSVLDQTFDDCEVIIVDDGSTDETPEIVDSFSEDRIRYLRFSENQGANAARNAGVEVAKGDYIAFLDADDEWRPAKLERQVEVFEQAPKSVGLVYTGIVHNDSNGNITGRSIPEHSGDVLARLMRGNFIGTFSSVMVRSQVMNDISLNEELPSWQDWYFYLDVAEEWSVESVSKPLVVKYFDIDNRISKNYKEKREISYPILYEKLVELNSEVGVIKGRQTLASLDFRIGYNALTNGYYSQARISLVRSLIKYPIQTRGWLYFVAALGGRFTYEPLRNLKRHLSL
- a CDS encoding alkaline phosphatase family protein; this encodes MFDEDWDTLVVLDACRYDMFESASQLEGTLSSRISKGSSTVEWLQANFDGRDLRDTVYVTANPQLEENRDRWDIQLHEMINVWLDEGWDDETGTVRAETMTEAALEAAEKFPHKRLVVHYMQPHYPFVLAETDFDKEHLQQIDGKGDGPSKENVWNQKFKRELDVSGEELWSIYTDNLEYVLEHVEELLDNISGKSVVTADHGNYVGERASPIPIREWGHPRGLYDDPVVRVPWFVYLSGDRREITKESRSSDMDKIQASVVSNRLESLGYVE
- a CDS encoding O-antigen ligase family protein → MSWFFILLLLISLISQNTKLPPEGAYVATTLTYLFGIFLFITNGERSISAKRWSFVLISAFTVVVFLNTLVYPSTFNSTRLVVLITFTLLNFYLISSVINLSQFLYAVSRVGALLTVIGVLPLIGFPTQIGFIDISLWGFFSDLNIPIITSVFVNPNQLGFFMFVGTVGALREQSISDSRFSTVILGTNALGLMLSHYRGGWTALLAALGLWYVYHLFGRKSLILITISGITTIAVGLSLLFGIIPGPQILTEISLNGRRELWIASIHALQNNLLAGQGLAGTAEIVGNPHNSYLRMFASFGIIGGLIYTFLVVGVTIESTREAISIEALLLTTLLMGMLLIQIFNQLSFVGISMRSTIIAIFMGYHMSK